The proteins below come from a single Drosophila teissieri strain GT53w chromosome 3L, Prin_Dtei_1.1, whole genome shotgun sequence genomic window:
- the LOC122617834 gene encoding keratin, type I cytoskeletal 10 isoform X2: protein MDLAQYPVLPRGSPDDPLADPFDDPSYSFSYRTPDQSRSEENDSGNRIRGLYSYLDDVGERHSVRYAAGAGTGFEISNAVPDSPSVVAYSSPLYKSHPKARGKMSVQRGPAGSYKLIASGSDHRRAESRAPDGLVRGTYSFLDDKGVQRTVEYIAGAGIGYRVVQNRIGPGTHINPSVADFRLADPDFRLANDFGRGAGGGLGPKGGGGGGGSGSGSGSVGASGSSSGAGGAVRGRTPSRPGGKDFLKPADGARDRNRGEGDAGGADEDLGSHADNHGDDIGLSSSSSGSTSFNGKEDRRGFPAGSPQRGSTRYDGGGDRSQRGGSGGSTRNNVSGSRNRNRFGGGGGGSASSERGPGRGDAAGGGGSRRGGGGGAGASSEGDSGLGYLPPTGGSGTSAISGPGDNYHLNDDDVGSSLPPLVTANHRILEIDRDREWVQRHRDSTVIKNVGKWYVGLPPGQSVRAHVQNIDIIPLGGRIGLSPSEALRQDEIAELNASREH, encoded by the exons CAGCGAGGAGAATGATTCTGGAAATAGGATAAGGG GTCTGTACTCCTATTTGGACGATGTGGGCGAGCGGCACAGTGTTCGCTACGCAGCAGGAGCCGGAACCGGATTCGAGATCTCCAACGCAGTGCCAGATAGCCCATCCGTCGTGGCTTACTCCAGTCCTCTGTATAAGTCCCACCCCAAAGCGCGTGGCAAGATGTCAGTGCAAAGAGGACCGGCTGGGAGTTACAAGCTGATCGCCTCCGGTTCGGATCACCGACGAGCGGAAAGTCGAGCCCCCGATGGCCTGGTGAGGGGAACCTACTCCTTTCTGGACGACAAGGGCGTGCAGCGGACCGTGGAGTATATAGCTGGAGCAGGAATTGGCTACCGGGTGGTGCAAAACCGGATTGGTCCTGGAACGCATATCAATCCCTCTGTGGCTGATTTTCGTCTGGCAGATCCGGACTTCCGACTGGCCAATGATTTCGGCAGGGGTGCAGGTGGTGGCTTGGGTCCCAagggaggtggaggtggaggtggatcTGGTAGTGGAAGTGGTTCAGTGGGAGCTTCAGGTTCAAGTTCAGGGGCGGGTGGAGCGGTAAGGGGTCGTACTCCAAGCAGACCCGGGGGCAAAGATTTCCTGAAGCCGGCTGACGGGGCAAGAGATAGGAATCGTGGAGAGGGTGATGCAGGTGGAGCTGATGAAGATCTGGGGTCCCATGCTGATAACCACGGGGATGACATTGGGCTAAGCAGCAGCTCCTCTGGATCCACCAGTTTTAATGGCAAGGAAGATCGGAGAGGGTTCCCCGCGGGCAGTCCCCAACGGGGCAGTACTAGGTACGATGGCGGAGGAGATAGGTCGCAGAGAGGAGGTTCGGGTGGCTCCACGAGGAACAATGTAAGTGGGTcccgaaacagaaaccgatttggcggcggtggtggaggaAGTGCGTCCTCTGAGAGGGGCCCAGGAAGGGGAGATGCTGCCGGTGGGGGAGGCAGtcgccgaggaggaggaggtggagccGGAGCCTCCAGCGAAGGCGACTCCGGCCTGGGCTACCTGCCGCCCACAGGTGGATCGGGCACTAGTGCCATCAGCGGACCCGGGGACAATTACCACCTCAACGACGACGATGTGGGCAGTTCACTGCCCCCACTGGTCACCGCCAACCACCGAATTCTGGAGATCGACAGGGATCGGGAGTGGGTGCAGCGACACCGCGACTCCACCGTCATCAAGAACGTGGGTAAATGGTATGTGGGTCTGCCGCCTGGTCAAAGTGTGCGTGCCCATGTCCAGAACATCGACATCATACCCTTGGGCGGGAGGATCGGTCTCTCGCCGTCGGAGGCACTGCGTCAGGATGAGATCGCCGAGCTGAATGCCTCAAGGGAGCACTAA
- the LOC122617912 gene encoding uncharacterized protein LOC122617912 has product MLVLGIALLAVSCAQGAQVYMQFNGQGYSYNTDGDRLDRSVVSPSFGASSLDSFGPLNFVQQALRTRHSPLPRISYNAQDNLADATSLLSRGYQVAPTNQLKPLQSHRNFDFSTDQMSHAQHTDEAGNVMGKYSYYDEAGYHELSYKAGAGIGFVVMGGNLAKATAAEPHSEIEIGNGIQTNALTSLQELHKYRGYT; this is encoded by the coding sequence ATGCTGGTGCTTGGGATTGCATTGCTGGCAGTTTCCTGTGCTCAAGGAGCGCAAGTGTATATGCAGTTCAATGGACAAGGGTACTCCTACAACACGGATGGCGATAGATTGGACAGGAGTGTCGTTTCCCCCAGCTTTGGGGCATCTTCCCTGGATTCCTTTGGGCCATTGAACTTTGTGCAGCAGGCCTTGAGGACAAGGCACAGCCCACTTCCCAGGATTTCCTACAATGCACAGGATAATCTGGCAGATGCAACTTCCTTGCTGAGTAGGGGCTATCAAGTAGCACCGACCAATCAACTGAAGCCGCTGCAAAGCCACCGAAACTTTGATTTCAGCACCGACCAGATGTCGCATGCCCAGCACACCGATGAGGCGGGAAATGTGATGGGCAAGTACTCCTACTACGATGAGGCTGGCTACCATGAGCTGAGCTACAAGGCGGGCGCCGGCATCGGATTCGTGGTCATGGGTGGCAATTTGGCCAAGGCCACCGCTGCTGAACCGCACTCGGAAATAGAAATCGGAAACGGAATCCAAACAAATGCCTTGACAAGCCTGCAAGAGTTGCATAAATATCGTGGCTACAcgtaa
- the LOC122617569 gene encoding uncharacterized protein LOC122617569 isoform X1 encodes MRFLVLSALLLASLALGQAQQPGGLAVEIQKQRLIKFPEDFEPNAATPSSEKADEAKRILEQIAKVNEAFGYVKKQPEQPKLPPILDSSQYLFPKPAHQPFHAHQHHFSGSNGQTLLEPSIRAVKLTRNVAGSFNVPPRLRQAIESSSQEEKKAQLYFRPNQVEVPKPSSQQEAQQLPAHFVVPVHLYKLNKEEYLKEHASQEYKIKGYKIIGDVDSFYGKAKAGRKQGKTTPKYHLFFLPRELALNEDGTPKRGNSTTIGTTTTKAPAPVNFKEYRLDSREKPVHKPQKIQPSLAPEFNSLNRKKVASTAKPIRLSGKEAEQQTYQGSSSLGSSSLGSSSLNIKATSAPVLLSSTLPPSGGLLPNRNRLSPFRMPGMNIADMQNQTSAAIKNAFQNIFKLPFRPPMAATTAQGPVIVGNAPLKNHSIDSEDYRWEDENEGAGDGMADDVDTIENTAAELDNSASSEKHLFAHKAHHLMHTVGQVATAQQSTQKQALREGGIIIQRLKVRRGGIAIAGPGGVATAGSGGTAIVGPGGYALTHPRSLTIAGPGAKVISIPANVDLQDALARTDLETRSFPREGKVVATGPTVYYAPPTGTTTMEEDQGAGLEAGQFEA; translated from the exons ATGCGCTTCCTTGTT CTCTCAGCACTGCTTCTGGCCTCTTTGGCTCTTGGCCAGGCCCAACAGCCCGGTGGACTGGCCGTCGA AATTCAGAAGCAGCGACTGATCAAATTTCCCGAAGACTTTGAGCCCAATGCGGCCACTCCGTCCTCGGAAAAGGCGGACGAGGCCAAGCGCATCCTCGAGCAGATAGCCAAGGTTAACGAGGCCTTTGGCTACGTGAAgaagcagccggagcagcCCAAGCTGCCGCCGATCCTTGATTCCAGTCAATACCTGTTCCCCAAGCCCGCCCATCAGCCGTTCCACGCCCATCAGCACCACTTCTCGGGCAGTAATGGCCAGACCTTGCTAGAACCCTCCATTAGGGCGGTGAAACTCACCAGGAATGTGGCGGGCAGCTTCAATGTGCCTCCCAGATTGCGCCAGGCCATTGAGAGCTCCTCCCAGGAGGAGAAGAAAGCCCAGCTCTACTTCCGACCCAACCAGGTGGAGGTACCGAAGCCCAGTTCCCAGCAAGAAGCTCAGCAGCTGCCCGCCCACTTTGTGGTGCCCGTGCACCTGTACAAGCTCAACAAGGAGGAGTACCTCAAGGAGCACGCCTCGCAGGAATACAAGATAAAGGGCTACAAAATCATAGGCGATGTGGACAGCTTCTATGGCAAGGCGAAAGCTGGACGAAAACAGGGCAAGACGACGCCCAAGTACCACCTGTTCTTCCTGCCCCGAGAACTGGCCCTCAATGAAGATGGCACCCCAAAGAGGGGAAATTCCACCACCAtaggcaccaccaccacaaaggCTCCTGCGCCCGTGAACTTCAAGGAATACCGGCTGGACTCCCGCGAGAAGCCCGTGCATAAGCCGCAGAAGATTCAGCCCAGCTTGGCACCGGAATTCAACTCTTTGAACAGAAAGAAGGTTGCTTCCACAGCGAAGCCCATTCGCTTGAGTGGAAAGGAAGCCGAACAGCAAACATACCAGGGATCCTCCTCCTTGGGTTCCTCCTCCTTGGGATCCTCCTCTCTTAATATCAAGGCGACTTCTGCTCCCGTATTGTTGAGTTCTACTTTACCACCATCTGGAGGCTTACTGCCGAATCGGAATCGCTTAAGTCCCTTCCGCATGCCCGGCATGAATATAGCCGATATGCAGAATCAGACCTCGGCGGCCATCAAGAATGCCttccaaaacattttcaagCTGCCCTTCCGACCTCCAATGGCGGCCACGACTGCACAAGGTCCTGTGATTGTTGGCAATGCTCCCCTGAAGAACCACTCCATCGATTCGGAGGATTATAGATGGGAGGATGAGAACGAAGGCGCCGGCGATGGGATGGCAGATGATGTGGATACCATTGAGAACACCGCCGCGGAACTGGACAACAGTGCCTCCTCAGAGAAGCACCTGTTTGCCCACAAGGCCCACCACCTGATGCACACTGTGGGCCAGGTGGCCACCGCCCAGCAAAGCACCCAAAAGCAGGCATTGCGCGAAGGAGGCATCATCATCCAGCGGCTGAAGGTGCGCAGGGGCGGCATCGCTATCGCAGGAcccgggggcgtggccacgGCGGGCAGTGGAGGCACGGCGATTGTTGGTCCCGGGGGCTATGCCCTCACCCATCCACGCAGTCTCACCATCGCCGGTCCCGGGGCCAAGGTGATCTCCATACCGGCGAATGTGGACCTGCAAGATGCCCTGGCACGCACCGATCTGGAGACGAGAAGTTTTCCGCGAGAGGGAAAGGTGGTTGCCACAGGACCAACGGTCTACTATGCGCCACCCACGGGCACGACAACCATGGAGGAGGATCAGGGAGCGGGGCTGGAGGCGGGCCAGTTCGAGGCTTAA
- the LOC122617569 gene encoding uncharacterized protein LOC122617569 isoform X4, giving the protein MRFLVLSALLLASLALGQAQQPGGLAVDAYWRTTNIEAWPPAAPVAEKSGKLIAAAAPAQHLAPYVAYQPVLLSAPYYAAYNLPLAYVVQPTIAGATTTSTSPTTSTTTRTTTGRPESLAEDSSGELEKPEKLQVLPAEKTRTTGDLKSDVGLRSAVSKINPEYVIEEIVPVPGKLVISTSGSPRSAKQQSKKATGPQKLRKQAGGRVPLKVEATGKTSTSSGNFPQIPFGNYFLPYRPEQAQAIQGRKQAALILEPHSKAVVGNGGTAISTPISKAYLKKGVPTNVYFNPESVAIAGVGGKAHATADLELDLFT; this is encoded by the exons ATGCGCTTCCTTGTT CTCTCAGCACTGCTTCTGGCCTCTTTGGCTCTTGGCCAGGCCCAACAGCCCGGTGGACTGGCCGTCGA TGCCTACTGGCGCACCACCAACATCGAGGCctggccaccagcagcacccgTTGCAGAGAAGTCCGGAAAACTaattgcagcagctgctccggcCCAGCACCTCGCGCCCTATGTAGCCTATCAACCCGTGCTGCTCAGTGCCCCCTACTACGCCGCCTACAACCTGCCTCTGGCCTATGTGGTGCAACCCACCATAGCCGGTGCCAcaaccaccagcaccagtcccaccaccagcaccacaacTCGCACCACAACTGGCAGACCAGAAAGCTTAGCCGAGGACAGCTCCGGCGAGTTGGAGAAACCAGAAAAGCTACAGGTTCTGCCGGCAGAGAAGACCCGAACCACTGGGGATCTGAAGAGCGATGTGGGTCTCCGCTCAGCGGTCAGCAAAATAAACCCCGAGTATGTGATCGAGGAGATTGTTCCGGTGCCGGGCAAGCTGGTGATCTCCACTTCTGGGTCACCCCGCTCCGCCAAGCAGCAGTCGAAGAAGGCGACTGGCCCGCAGAAACTGAGGAAGCAGGCGGGCGGAAGAGTGCCCTTGAAGGTTGAGGCCACCGGAAAGACCAGCACAAGTTCGGGCAACTTTCCGCAGATTCCCTTTGGAAACTACTTCCTGCCCTACAGACCGGAGCAGGCTCAGGCGATCCAGGGACGCAAGCAGGCTGCTCTCATCCTGGAACCCCATTCCAAGGCGGTGGTTGGTAATGGTGGCACCGCCATATCCACGCCCATTTCCAAGGCGTATCTAAAGAAGGGCGTGCCCACAAACGTTTACTTCAATCCCGAATCCGTGGCCATAGCAGGTGTGGGTGGCAAGGCGCATGCTACGGCGGATCTGGAACTGGATTTGTTCACGTAA
- the LOC122617569 gene encoding uncharacterized protein LOC122617569 isoform X3, which yields MRFLVLSALLLASLALGQAQQPGGLAVEHRSRSAPLVFEEHPYYGGLRGQLLQLRPQRDGSVGSFILQRQQPQVRAVPRDSDDTVTITAASISAVADASGASSSSSSISASASDFNRIQSAAARLVAIQELAKRKGSFSEEDNKIYASSLLELGQAAQSLALLQQTGQIKDFSVLLQPEMFGNPQKQPANFGLEATNNPADQKIDEQKLDEVTEQQFSPDEQFLPPNNEDPYEDVNDSVSVMAPKKDAAVAEAKPVGLSIAGEGGVASSKPNAVALSGRNGLAVASPKATAIAGVSPEEAAAFSISLPTRNQLVIKSPNLASEKASDDYDYNDVPLTIARFPLTRETPQQIVPIRISGGDSLVERWRTAIAEDYAARQALTKAAMPHPTPFIRMAPKRRLHSE from the exons ATGCGCTTCCTTGTT CTCTCAGCACTGCTTCTGGCCTCTTTGGCTCTTGGCCAGGCCCAACAGCCCGGTGGACTGGCCGTCGA ACACAGATCGAGGTCGGCTCCGCTGGTCTTCGAGGAGCATCCTTACTACGGAGGATTGAGGGGtcagcttctccagctgcgTCCGCAGCGGGACGGCAGTGTGGGCAGCTTCATcctgcagcgccagcagccGCAGGTGCGGGCTGTGCCCAGGGACTCCGATGACACTGTCACTATTACGGCGGCCAGCATCTCGGCGGTGGCCGATGCTAGTGGAGCCTCTAGCTCCAGCAGCTCGATCTCAGCCAGCGCCAGTGACTTCAATCGGATTCAGTCGGCCGCCGCTCGGTTGGTTGCCATTCAGGAGTTGGCCAAGCGCAAGGGTTCCTTCAGCGAGGAGGACAACAAGATCTATGCCAGCAGCCTGCTGGAACTGGGCCAGGCTGCCCAGAGCTTGGCCCTGCTCCAGCAAACCGGACAGATTAAGGACTTCAGTGTGTTGCTGCAGCCGGAAATGTTCGGCAATCCTCAGAAGCAGCCAGCCAACTTTGGCCTGGAGGCCACCAACAATCCGGCGGACCAGAAGATCGACGAACAGAAGCTGGACGAGGTCACCGAGCAGCAGTTCTCGCCGGATGAGCAGTTCCTGCCACCCAACAACGAGGATCCCTATGAGGATGTCAACGATAGTGTGTCCGTTATGGCTCCCAAGAAAGATGCCGCCGTGGCTGAGGCAAAACCAGTGG GTCTCTCGATTGCCGGTGAAGGTGGAGTGGCCTCCTCAAAGCCGAATGCCGTTGCTCTTTCAGGCCGGAATGGATTGGCCGTAGCTTCGCCCAAGGCCACAGCCATTGCCGGAGTTTCGCCCGAGGAGGCAGCTGCCTTCAGCATTTCATTGCCCACCCGGAATCAACTGGTGATCAAGAGTCCCAATTTGGCATCGGAGAAGGCCAGCGATGACTATGACTATAATGATGTACCTTTGACTATTGCCCGATTCCCTCTGACCCGGGAAACGCCTCAGCAAATAGTCCCGATTCGCATCTCTGGAGGGGATTCCCTGGTGGAAAGGTGGCGCACCGCCATCGCAGAGGATTACGCAGCCAGGCAGGCGCTGACCAAGGCGGCCATGCCACATCCCACACCCTTCATCCGCATGGCTCCCAAACGGCGTCTTCACTCCGAATAG
- the LOC122617569 gene encoding uncharacterized protein LOC122617569 isoform X2, producing the protein MRFLVLSALLLASLALGQAQQPGGLAVDRHRSRSAPLVFEEHPYYGGLRGQLLQLRPQRDGSVGSFILQRQQPQVRAVPRDSDDTVTITAASISAVADASGASSSSSSISASASDFNRIQSAAARLVAIQELAKRKGSFSEEDNKIYASSLLELGQAAQSLALLQQTGQIKDFSVLLQPEMFGNPQKQPANFGLEATNNPADQKIDEQKLDEVTEQQFSPDEQFLPPNNEDPYEDVNDSVSVMAPKKDAAVAEAKPVGLSIAGEGGVASSKPNAVALSGRNGLAVASPKATAIAGVSPEEAAAFSISLPTRNQLVIKSPNLASEKASDDYDYNDVPLTIARFPLTRETPQQIVPIRISGGDSLVERWRTAIAEDYAARQALTKAAMPHPTPFIRMAPKRRLHSE; encoded by the exons ATGCGCTTCCTTGTT CTCTCAGCACTGCTTCTGGCCTCTTTGGCTCTTGGCCAGGCCCAACAGCCCGGTGGACTGGCCGTCGA CAGACACAGATCGAGGTCGGCTCCGCTGGTCTTCGAGGAGCATCCTTACTACGGAGGATTGAGGGGtcagcttctccagctgcgTCCGCAGCGGGACGGCAGTGTGGGCAGCTTCATcctgcagcgccagcagccGCAGGTGCGGGCTGTGCCCAGGGACTCCGATGACACTGTCACTATTACGGCGGCCAGCATCTCGGCGGTGGCCGATGCTAGTGGAGCCTCTAGCTCCAGCAGCTCGATCTCAGCCAGCGCCAGTGACTTCAATCGGATTCAGTCGGCCGCCGCTCGGTTGGTTGCCATTCAGGAGTTGGCCAAGCGCAAGGGTTCCTTCAGCGAGGAGGACAACAAGATCTATGCCAGCAGCCTGCTGGAACTGGGCCAGGCTGCCCAGAGCTTGGCCCTGCTCCAGCAAACCGGACAGATTAAGGACTTCAGTGTGTTGCTGCAGCCGGAAATGTTCGGCAATCCTCAGAAGCAGCCAGCCAACTTTGGCCTGGAGGCCACCAACAATCCGGCGGACCAGAAGATCGACGAACAGAAGCTGGACGAGGTCACCGAGCAGCAGTTCTCGCCGGATGAGCAGTTCCTGCCACCCAACAACGAGGATCCCTATGAGGATGTCAACGATAGTGTGTCCGTTATGGCTCCCAAGAAAGATGCCGCCGTGGCTGAGGCAAAACCAGTGG GTCTCTCGATTGCCGGTGAAGGTGGAGTGGCCTCCTCAAAGCCGAATGCCGTTGCTCTTTCAGGCCGGAATGGATTGGCCGTAGCTTCGCCCAAGGCCACAGCCATTGCCGGAGTTTCGCCCGAGGAGGCAGCTGCCTTCAGCATTTCATTGCCCACCCGGAATCAACTGGTGATCAAGAGTCCCAATTTGGCATCGGAGAAGGCCAGCGATGACTATGACTATAATGATGTACCTTTGACTATTGCCCGATTCCCTCTGACCCGGGAAACGCCTCAGCAAATAGTCCCGATTCGCATCTCTGGAGGGGATTCCCTGGTGGAAAGGTGGCGCACCGCCATCGCAGAGGATTACGCAGCCAGGCAGGCGCTGACCAAGGCGGCCATGCCACATCCCACACCCTTCATCCGCATGGCTCCCAAACGGCGTCTTCACTCCGAATAG
- the LOC122616749 gene encoding uncharacterized protein LOC122616749 — MFLLAAFCLSLAAIGGQARPLEPTAQHIVIVTPQAQVHLEPALRYVHGLSPLARVATPHHHEETIVYVPAGTAAQVVPVVDAVGSGRAGGAPETKQWENTGEIANQIQQVSQQGVEIVSGQVSEAAASAASAGAGFFPSLFPPSGSKKEEQLQGLKTEKIELIETPANTQPLIATEARHFYRLPQVYHTPVVDVVHGPLYTWPISTIRARSIQQEPELELASAETALKQTLKAEQQAEIKPEPQALLQEQPLLKEQPLPKEQPLLKEQPLLKEQPLLKEPLLEQAAQELKPTIPDASEQKTGRQLDNSAVQKVTDISKQLEQSSSSKKIPQFQIEPELAIKTAADALNAMVPQA; from the exons ATGTTCCTCCTCGCGGCCTTTTGTCTGTCCCTGGCGGCAATTGGCGGTCAGGCCAGGCCACTGGAGCCGACGGCCCAGCACATCGTGATTGTGACTCCGCAGGCGCAGGTTCACCTGGAGCCCGCTCTCCGCTATGTCCACGGACTGTCGCCACTGGCCCGCGTGGCCACTCCGCACCACCATGAGGAGACCATTGTGTATGTGCCTGCTGGAACTGCTGCCCAGGTGGTGCCGGTGGTGGATGCCGTCGGATCTGGCCGTGCTGGCGGTGCTCCGGAGACCAAGCAGTGGGAGAACACAGGCGAGATTGCCAACCAGATCCAGCAGGTTTCCCAGCAGGGCGTCGAGATCGTCAGCGGCCAGGTGAGCGAGGCGGCAGCATCCGCAGCCTCCGCAGGAGCGGGCTTCTTCCCCTCCCTGTTCCCGCCAAGTGGGTccaagaaggaggagcagctgcagggCTTGAAGACGGAGAAGATTGAGCTGATCGAAACGCCGGCCAATACTCAGCCATTGATTGCCACCGAGGCCAGGCACTTCTACCGTCTGCCACAGGTCTACCACACACCGGTGGTGGATGTGGTGCATGGTCCCCTCTACACCTGGCCCATCTCCACGATCCGAGCACGCAGCATCCAGCAGGAACCCGAACTGGAGCTGGCATCTGCCGAAACTGCTCTGAAGCAGACCCTGAAGGCTGAGCAACAGGCTGAGATCAAGCCGGAACCACAGGCCTTGTTGCAGGAACAGCCTCTCCTGAAGGAACAGCCCCTGCCGAAGGAACAGCCCCTGCTGAAGGAACAGCCTCTGCTGAAGGAACAGCCTCTGCTGAAGGAACCGCTTTTGGAGCAGGCTGCTCAGGAGTTGAAGCCCACCATTCCTGATGCTAGCGAGCAGAAGACCGGCCGTCAGCTGGACAACTCTGCCGTTCAGAAGGTCACCGATATTTCCAAGCAGCTGGAGCAAT CCTCGTCTTCAAAGAAGATTCCCCAGTTCCAGATTGAGCCTGAGTTGGCGATTAAGACTGCAGCAGATGCCTTAAATGCCATGGTGCCGCAGGCCTAG
- the LOC122616754 gene encoding uncharacterized protein LOC122616754: MQLIYLTLGLGLIFTTAPQAAIIPLTLIKNGVGSNQALPMDTEKFGYLEFKPNGSLILRRAPNESGSNLQDLLMLRGVLQALKANPSKISDTGSETRLNLRIYGDGVEHKFPPLLENIIQRIQTYFSVYRFTDTSKPGGFQRIELTTQPAEDSPDVTTIKAENDDELIVVGEQDAYITVGDDTA; the protein is encoded by the coding sequence ATGCAGTTGATCTACTTGACGCTGGGACTGGGGCTGATCTTCACCACCGCCCCTCAGGCGGCCATCATCCCACTGACGCTGATCAAAAACGGAGTTGGATCGAATCAGGCGCTGCCCATGGACACGGAGAAGTTCGGTTACCTGGAATTCAAGCCCAATGGATCGCTAATCCTCAGAAGGGCGCCTAATGAGAGTGGCAGTAATCTACAGGACCTGCTAATGCTGCGAGGAGTGCTGCAGGCTCTTAAAGCGAATCCCTCAAAAATATCGGATACCGGTAGCGAAACACGACTGAACCTAAGGATCTATGGAGATGGAGTGGAGCACAAGTTTCCGCCCCTCCTGGAGAATATCATCCAGCGCATTCAAACGTATTTTTCGGTCTACCGCTTTACGGATACTAGCAAACCCGGTGGATTCCAGCGAATCGAACTTACCACACAGCCGGCGGAGGATTCCCCGGATGTAACCACCATAAAAGCCGAGAACGATGACGAACTGATAGTAGTAGGAGAGCAGGATGCGTACATTACAGTTGGGGATGATACAGCCTAG
- the LOC122617270 gene encoding four and a half LIM domains protein 2 isoform X7, with amino-acid sequence MTDVDVLSSRMKSRLHLQTKTIGAERIKKAKDNNEDIAVLSMFLPNASAVEENRNFYCQLGDYCRLGDPRASKAGTKKMEYKTRQWHENCFCCCVCKTAIGTKSFIPREQEIYCAGCYEEKFATRCIKCNKVITSGGVTYKNEPWHRECFTCTHCNITLAGQRFTSRDEKPYCAECFGELFAKRCTACVKPITGIGGTRFISFEDRHWHHDCFVCASCKASLVGRGFITDGPDILCPDCAKQKLM; translated from the exons ATGACCGACGTGGATGTACTGAGTTCGAGAATGAAGTCCCGGCTTCACCTGCAGACCAAGACCATTGGTGCCGAGCGCATCAAGAAGGCCAAGGATAACAACGAGGACATTGCCGTGCTGAGCATGTTCCTGCCCAACGCCTCCGCCGTGGAGGAGAACCGGAACTTTTATTGCCAGCTGGGCGACTATTGTCGCCTCGGCGATCCGCGTGCCAGCAAAGCAG GCACCAAGAAGATGGAGTATAAGACCAGGCAGTGGCACGAgaactgcttctgctgctgcgtctgCAAGACGGCCATCGGGACCAAGTCCTTCATCCCGCGGGAGCAGGAGATCTACTGCGCCGGCTGCTACGAGGAGAAGTTCGCCACGCGCTGCATCAAGTGCAATAAG GTCATCACCTCGGGAGGTGTTACCTACAAGAACGAGCCGTGGCATCGCGAGTGCTTCACCTGCACCCACTGCAACATCACGCTAGCTGGCCAGCGATTCACCAGCCGCGACGAGAAGCCCTACTGTGCCGAGTGCTTCGGCGAGCTGTTTGCCAAACGCTGCACGGCCTGTGTGAAGCCCATAACAG GCATTGGCGGCACACGCTTCATCTCGTTTGAGGATCGCCACTGGCACCACGACTGCTTCGTGTGTGCCAGCTGCAAGGCTAGTCTGGTGGGTCGCGGCTTCATCACCGACGGACCCGATATCCTGTGCCCCGATTGTGCCAAGCAGAAGCTGATGTAA